Within Ornithodoros turicata isolate Travis unplaced genomic scaffold, ASM3712646v1 ctg00000950.1, whole genome shotgun sequence, the genomic segment TCATCAAGATTTTTCAGGAAaccccggcagttccactgaataatgCTCTGGGAACCCATAAGAAATGCACATAAGAGGAAAAGAATATGGACTGAATGACTACTCTAAGGCGTAAAGACCTCGTGGAACAACtgtccatgaatgcggagattttaaggagcttgtattctcggtggaggaaccctttgttgttgttccttggcttttctcctcgtcctcggccagcttttttccctctttgtTCCCTGCCCATGGAAAAACTTGGTAAACTCGAAGACGGACTTCTGAGAGCAGCAGTCGTCGTCATCGAGATCCATGCTCTGACTCGTGTTTTGAGGACAGGCCCAtggcaatcccgtcccaaacggaaggggatgcaacaacctcctctgaggttaacattgcatctcctGGCTGTTCGTCTGAGAGGCCACTGGAGGAGAGCCCTCATTGTCCCTCTCTttgtgttggggagtgtggaggggagccccagaggtctgggtctccaccgatactctgagtggtgccactcccctgcgcaccacatcagagaaggttcctttcttctggaacgcCAATTGTGCCTTTGCTGCACTGTATGTGATATTTTGCTCCGTTTTCAGCTTGAGGATCTGTTTCTCCTCCTTCCAACAAGGACATGATCTGGAGTAAACAGGGTGGTTACCCTTGCAATTGGCACACTGAAAGTCATTGCTGCACGACTCTGACGAATGGTCTTTGCCGGAGCACTTAGCACAGACGGGCTGCCCACGGCATACCTGAGAACCgtggccaaaccgctggcacttgtaacagcgactcggatttgggatgtaagccctcacattgcaactgaggtaaCCGGCTTTGATTGTGTCCGGCAGCTTGTGGAGCTTGAAAGAAAGGATTATGTGCTTTGTTGGGATTTCTTTCCCATCCCTACGCATGACTATTCGCTTTACGGCTACCACACCGTGCTGTTGTAGGCCGTCTTGAAGTTCCGATTCCGAACAGTCAAGAAGGTCGCTCTCAGAAATTACTCCTTTAACAATGTTGAGAATCCGGTGAGAACTTACTGTGACAGATATCCCATTGATGCTTGTCAGTGAAAGAAGCGCACTGCTTTGCTCTCGCTTTTCAACATGGACCTGGATATCTCCAGAGCCCAGTTTCTTGGCATTGTATTCTTTACCTATCAGCTGTTCAAGTGCTTTCGCTATTACAAAAGGAGATACCTTTGACAGTGGTCTTGTGTCATCATTCGAGTGGACAACGAGAAactttgcaaaccatggttcgGGTGTTGAGGTATTTAAATCAATTTGCTGGTActcggtgcggaaccgtttccgattccgatctcggggttttaaagaagaggatgccataaaggtgacaatacaattcgatgcaagggtcctgccgcccaccacggagcccaaccaggggaccgcgtttgacgcagtagcaggtacgcctacactatacccaagcgcagcttctggagagtgaaagactgcccaaggttgactcttgccgccaaagaaggtgaaaagaggaaaggagagaaagaaggagaccaaggaagagaaagtgatgaaaagggagatggcgactagctgaatagtcctggccgggccttccaggaccacccgtctatgggaagcaggggccaaagcggtgtgttgcttccccggaggggccccgaagggtccaaaacaacctccgggtctaCTCAACCGctaggatccccctttccccagacacgggaaagccacgcacagctatacgtgggggtctccctcctgcggcgacccaaccgtgagtgcaggagggggctactgcggctgctgccgggcgatgggggcgctatgttcccgacgccgggtgtaaaaaaatagctaaatgacacaaagcacggccaagtatgactcCCACCATGTATTtcaaatgcaatctgttcaaagacgagtgataagcggtagtaagaataatgtAGTAtgcgggagtaactatgactctctttcgTTCTTGTGCGAACCATATATTGGCCCTCCTGTAGCTTCGACTTCGGGATGGGACCGTTGGTGAGCGATAGCGCAAGGAATGGATCACATAGTTACACCGGGTAGCCGCCTCCGCGAGGTTCCCGCCGGAAACAGCGGACGTAAAATCCAGAGTTCTTCTGGTGTCCGGCTGGCCAAAGGCCACCTACCCAATGGGGATTCCGATACCCATAACCTCCGGGAACATTCTGGTAACCCGCCACAGCAGACAGGAGTTCGGCGAAAGAAAGGTCTCTCCATACCGGTTGCTTCTGATTGTGACACAAGACCGGATATGACAGAGGAAAACCCACTTGAACTGTAGAATGTGGGAACCACTGATTATGTCAAACTCGACTCTGATGCGCACAGTGGTCGTCATGCCATGTGCAAGGAAATGCCTGATGAGCACAATGGTCGCCATGCCAAGTGCCAAAAGATACCGATAAAGCACAGCGGTCGTCATGCCGTGTGCAAAAGGCACCTAACCCTTCATACACACGATGGTGCGGGGCCGAGAACGGTTAGCGCCCGTCTCGGACCCATTTGTTTTCCCATTCTCGGGACGAtacgttgtcctctgtgcgcaTCCCCCTTGAGGGCACCGGAGGTGTACATGCATCTCAAAGTGAGGCACAATAAGAAGGCTATCAGTTGGACATGTGCCGTGTGCAACGAGCAGTTCCATTCGCTCAAGATGGTGAGGGGACATCATCGAAGGGTGCATCAGAAATCGAAAAAGCGCCCTACCCAAACAAGCCAGGAGCTGGAGGAGAAAGGAAGCCGAGGGCGGC encodes:
- the LOC135375865 gene encoding uncharacterized protein LOC135375865; the encoded protein is MASSSLKPRDRNRKRFRTEYQQIDLNTSTPEPWFAKFLVVHSNDDTRPLSKVSPFVIAKALEQLIGKEYNAKKLGSGDIQVHVEKREQSSALLSLTSINGISVTVSSHRILNIVKGVISESDLLDCSESELQDGLQQHGVVAVKRIVMRRDGKEIPTKHIILSFKLHKLPDTIKAGYLSCNVRAYIPNPSRCYKCQRFGHGSQVCRGQPVCAKCSGKDHSSESCSNDFQCANCKGNHPVYSRSCPCWKEEKQILKLKTEQNITYSAAKAQLAFQKKGTFSDVVRRGVAPLRVSVETQTSGAPLHTPQHKERDNEGSPPVASQTNSQEMQC